A region from the Salifodinibacter halophilus genome encodes:
- the metG gene encoding methionine--tRNA ligase produces MARDILVTSALPYANGSIHLGHLVEYIQTDIWARFQNLAGNRCIYVCADDAHGTPIMLKARAAGIEAEDLIAEFGAEHQKDFGDFLIGFDNYYTTHSTENRELAETIFGRLSDAGYISRRTISQAFDEEYGMFLPDRFIQGECPKCGATEQYGDACEVCGATYQPTELSTPVSVLSGATPVERESEHYFFQLAQFEQFLHNWTHGEQIQDAITRKLDEWFEAGLKDWDISRDAPYFGFKIPGSDNKYFYVWLDAPIGYMASFANLCARRDDLSFDDFWGRDSNAELYHFIGKDIVYFHALFWPAMLEGAGYRTPTSIHAHGFLTVNGDKMSKSRGTFIRARTWLDHLPAEYLRYYFAAKLSGRVEDIDLNLDDFVARINSDLIGKYVNIASRTANFITKRFDGQLASALDQPALFDEVAAAGANIRKHFEQRRFAQGVRAIMDLADQTNAYLAERAPWQIAREDGRDAELQQICTTALSVFAQLTIYLKPILPQTAANVEAFLNVTALDWSHLDTPIVDHTINKFKPLLKRVEKDTIERMLAASAEDLAPKSADHSSTVGDTASASASDDNNTIQIDDFAKVDLRVARVAGAESVEGADKLLKLTLDVGDLGQRQVFAGIKPSYDPADLEGRLTVMVANLAPRKMRFGTSEGMVLAAGDQPYLLAPDSGAEPGMPIK; encoded by the coding sequence ATGGCGCGCGACATACTTGTTACCTCGGCACTGCCCTACGCCAACGGCTCAATTCACCTCGGGCATCTGGTCGAGTATATTCAGACCGACATCTGGGCACGTTTTCAAAATCTGGCCGGCAACCGCTGTATCTACGTGTGTGCCGACGACGCCCACGGCACGCCCATCATGCTGAAAGCCCGCGCGGCGGGCATCGAAGCCGAAGATCTGATCGCTGAATTCGGCGCCGAACACCAGAAAGATTTCGGCGATTTCCTGATCGGCTTCGACAACTACTACACGACCCACTCGACCGAAAACCGCGAACTCGCGGAAACCATCTTCGGTCGCTTGTCGGATGCTGGTTATATCAGCAGGCGGACGATTTCGCAGGCATTCGACGAAGAATACGGCATGTTTCTGCCGGATCGCTTCATTCAGGGCGAATGTCCGAAATGTGGCGCAACGGAGCAATACGGCGACGCCTGCGAAGTCTGCGGTGCGACATATCAGCCGACCGAACTCAGCACTCCAGTGTCGGTGCTGTCCGGCGCGACGCCGGTCGAGCGCGAGTCCGAGCACTATTTCTTCCAGCTCGCGCAGTTCGAACAGTTCCTCCATAACTGGACCCACGGCGAACAAATTCAGGACGCGATAACGCGCAAGCTCGACGAATGGTTCGAGGCCGGCTTAAAAGACTGGGACATCTCCAGAGATGCGCCCTATTTCGGCTTCAAGATCCCGGGCAGCGACAACAAATACTTCTACGTCTGGCTCGACGCGCCAATCGGCTACATGGCGTCATTCGCCAACCTCTGCGCGCGCCGCGACGATTTATCGTTTGACGACTTCTGGGGCCGGGACTCCAATGCCGAGCTGTACCATTTCATCGGCAAGGACATCGTCTATTTCCACGCGCTGTTCTGGCCGGCGATGCTCGAAGGCGCCGGCTACCGCACGCCCACCAGCATCCACGCCCACGGGTTTCTAACCGTCAACGGCGACAAGATGTCGAAGTCGCGCGGCACATTCATCCGCGCGCGGACCTGGCTCGATCATCTGCCGGCCGAATACCTGCGCTACTACTTCGCCGCCAAGCTTTCGGGGCGGGTCGAGGACATCGACCTGAATCTCGATGACTTTGTCGCTCGCATCAACTCGGACCTGATCGGCAAGTACGTCAACATCGCCAGTCGCACCGCCAACTTCATCACCAAGCGTTTCGATGGCCAGCTGGCGTCCGCACTCGATCAGCCGGCGTTGTTTGATGAAGTTGCCGCTGCCGGCGCCAATATCCGCAAGCACTTCGAACAGCGCCGTTTCGCCCAGGGCGTGCGCGCCATCATGGATCTAGCTGACCAAACCAACGCTTATCTGGCCGAGCGCGCTCCCTGGCAGATCGCGCGCGAGGACGGGCGCGACGCCGAGTTGCAACAAATCTGCACGACCGCACTGAGCGTCTTCGCGCAGTTGACGATTTATCTCAAACCCATCCTGCCGCAGACAGCCGCAAACGTAGAAGCGTTTCTCAATGTGACGGCGCTCGACTGGTCCCATCTCGACACGCCGATCGTCGACCACACCATCAATAAGTTCAAACCGCTTCTAAAACGTGTGGAAAAAGACACCATTGAGCGCATGCTTGCGGCAAGCGCCGAGGATTTGGCACCCAAGTCGGCGGACCACAGCTCGACGGTTGGCGACACCGCATCGGCATCGGCATCGGACGACAACAACACGATTCAGATCGACGATTTCGCCAAAGTCGATCTGCGCGTGGCACGCGTGGCGGGCGCCGAATCGGTCGAGGGCGCCGATAAGCTACTCAAACTGACGCTCGATGTCGGCGACCTTGGCCAGCGCCAGGTCTTTGCCGGCATCAAACCGTCCTATGACCCGGCCGACCTGGAAGGCCGTTTGACTGTAATGGTCGCTAACCTAGCCCCACGCAAGATGCGTTTCGGTACTTCGGAAGGCATGGTGCTAGCCGCCGGTGACCAGCCGTATCTGCTGGCCCCCGACAGCGGCGCAGAGCCGGGCATGCCGATCAAGTGA
- a CDS encoding RnfABCDGE type electron transport complex subunit B → MTQDDVDAIDALLPQTQCRRCGYDGCRPYAEAIAAGEADINRCPPGGQETADRLAAATGRQNKPLDPECGDASVARVARIREAECIGCTRCIQVCPTDAIIGAAKQMHTVIEQDCTGCELCVPACPVDCIDMPESAPETGQPLWPPSRDIDRERADHARTLFESRLRRLNQSTNRGQRADRHEATVDRRDAPDAETESRHRKAVVGDAVARARAKRKRAP, encoded by the coding sequence ATGACGCAAGACGACGTTGACGCTATCGACGCGCTATTACCGCAGACCCAATGCCGGCGCTGTGGCTACGATGGCTGTCGGCCTTACGCTGAGGCCATTGCGGCCGGCGAGGCCGATATCAACCGCTGTCCACCCGGCGGCCAAGAAACAGCCGACCGACTCGCCGCGGCAACAGGCCGCCAGAACAAACCGCTGGACCCGGAGTGCGGCGACGCCAGCGTGGCACGTGTGGCCCGCATCCGTGAAGCCGAATGCATCGGCTGTACGCGCTGTATTCAAGTCTGCCCCACCGACGCCATCATTGGCGCTGCCAAGCAAATGCACACGGTCATCGAACAAGATTGCACCGGGTGCGAACTGTGCGTGCCCGCCTGCCCAGTCGACTGTATCGACATGCCGGAATCGGCGCCCGAGACCGGTCAACCACTGTGGCCGCCAAGCCGCGACATCGATCGTGAGCGCGCCGATCATGCGCGCACGCTTTTCGAATCACGGCTACGACGTCTAAACCAATCAACAAACCGAGGCCAGCGAGCCGATCGCCACGAGGCGACAGTCGACCGGCGCGACGCGCCGGACGCCGAAACCGAATCGCGCCACCGCAAGGCGGTGGTTGGCGACGCGGTCGCTCGCGCTCGAGCCAAACGGAAGCGTGCTCCATGA
- the nth gene encoding endonuclease III has product MNAAKRQAIFERLAASNPAPDTELNYESPFELLTAVILSAQATDVGVNKATAKLFPVANTPQAILDLGEAGLKTYIQTIGLYNSKAANIIKTCQALVERHDGQVPATRAELESLPGVGRKTANVILNTAFGEPTIAVDTHIFRVANRTGLGTGKTVRAVEDSLMRLVPKAYRRGAHHWLILHGRYVCVARSPRCPTCVINDLCEYQDKTLATKPT; this is encoded by the coding sequence ATGAATGCCGCCAAGCGCCAAGCCATCTTTGAACGACTGGCTGCATCGAACCCGGCACCGGATACCGAGCTGAACTACGAGTCGCCGTTCGAGCTTCTCACCGCGGTGATTCTATCGGCGCAGGCCACCGATGTCGGCGTCAACAAAGCCACGGCAAAGTTATTTCCGGTCGCTAACACGCCGCAAGCGATTTTGGACCTTGGCGAGGCTGGCTTGAAAACATATATCCAGACGATCGGGCTGTATAACAGCAAGGCCGCCAACATCATCAAAACTTGCCAGGCGCTGGTCGAACGCCACGACGGCCAGGTGCCGGCCACGCGCGCCGAGCTTGAAAGCTTGCCCGGCGTCGGCCGCAAGACCGCCAACGTGATCCTGAATACCGCATTCGGCGAACCAACTATCGCCGTCGATACCCACATTTTTCGCGTGGCCAACCGGACCGGACTAGGTACCGGCAAGACAGTACGCGCGGTCGAGGACAGCCTCATGCGGCTTGTGCCCAAGGCTTACCGCCGCGGCGCCCATCATTGGTTGATACTGCACGGACGCTACGTCTGCGTCGCACGTTCGCCGAGGTGCCCGACGTGCGTCATCAACGACCTGTGCGAATATCAAGACAAGACACTGGCAACCAAACCGACATGA
- a CDS encoding fumarylacetoacetate hydrolase family protein yields MTQTSPASAFGWRNAPRLFCIGRNYADHVSELGNQLAGDTAIVFMKPPSALVAPGETIELPANRGAVHYEAELVVEIGAGGCEIPARNSRAHIRALGLGLDLTLRDQQTALKSGGEPWERAKAFDASAPLGPMTPLTDTLDLSTIEFQLTIDGEIRQHGRTDHMLVGIEELIASLSRDWTLAPGDLIYTGTPAGVGPLTSGMHLTLSACSLPSAEWLVA; encoded by the coding sequence ATGACCCAAACAAGCCCCGCCAGCGCATTCGGCTGGCGCAATGCACCACGCCTTTTTTGTATCGGCCGCAACTATGCCGACCATGTCAGCGAACTCGGCAACCAGTTGGCCGGCGATACCGCCATCGTTTTCATGAAGCCACCGAGTGCGCTGGTCGCGCCAGGCGAGACCATCGAGTTGCCCGCCAACCGCGGCGCGGTGCATTACGAGGCCGAGCTCGTGGTCGAGATCGGTGCCGGTGGGTGCGAGATTCCGGCTCGCAATAGCCGGGCGCATATCCGCGCGCTCGGCCTCGGTCTCGACCTAACCCTGCGCGATCAACAGACCGCGCTAAAAAGTGGTGGCGAGCCGTGGGAGCGTGCCAAGGCTTTCGACGCCAGCGCACCACTCGGGCCCATGACACCGCTGACCGACACGCTCGATCTAAGCACTATCGAATTCCAGCTGACAATCGACGGCGAGATACGCCAACACGGTCGCACCGACCACATGCTCGTCGGCATCGAAGAGTTGATCGCCTCGCTCAGTCGCGACTGGACACTGGCACCAGGCGATCTGATCTACACCGGCACACCCGCCGGTGTCGGACCGCTGACCTCCGGCATGCATCTGACGCTATCTGCCTGCAGCTTGCCAAGCGCCGAATGGTTGGTCGCGTAG
- a CDS encoding FKBP-type peptidyl-prolyl cis-trans isomerase — protein MKRFIAILACGVLLAGCGSGSDNNQDQGSSSSQQSGQSQSDNKNNGQESGKGENDSESASDSSKSNDAGDEFASKQARQSYALGMNIGNSLKKMPLDVDTDKLAEGVSDRLGDGETKMNEKQVRDEMATLVEKMRASQQKKQKKLASENAEKAKQFLAKNKQKEGVKTTDDGLQYKVLNKGDGPQPDGNDKVTVSYVGKLPNGKVFDSSKKQDKPATFPVNAVIPGWTEGLQMMHEGAKYHFVIPPKLAYGKRGAGELIGPNQVLIFDVTLKKVAEVEGSASDSSQDGDSGVDANSPVKNESSKQSGGSTQGASKSGSDNDQS, from the coding sequence ATGAAACGTTTCATCGCAATTCTGGCCTGTGGTGTCCTGCTTGCCGGGTGCGGCAGCGGCTCTGACAACAACCAAGATCAGGGCAGCTCGTCGTCACAGCAAAGCGGCCAGTCGCAAAGCGATAACAAGAACAACGGCCAAGAGTCGGGCAAAGGTGAAAACGACTCGGAATCGGCCTCCGACAGTTCCAAAAGCAATGACGCGGGCGACGAGTTCGCCAGCAAACAGGCGCGTCAGAGCTACGCGCTTGGCATGAATATCGGTAATTCTTTGAAGAAGATGCCACTGGATGTGGATACCGACAAGCTTGCCGAAGGCGTCAGCGACCGGCTTGGCGATGGCGAGACCAAGATGAACGAAAAACAGGTCCGTGACGAAATGGCCACTCTGGTCGAGAAGATGCGGGCCAGCCAGCAGAAAAAGCAGAAAAAGCTTGCGTCCGAAAACGCCGAAAAGGCCAAGCAGTTTCTAGCGAAAAACAAGCAGAAAGAAGGTGTGAAGACCACGGATGACGGCCTGCAGTACAAAGTTTTAAACAAGGGCGATGGGCCGCAACCGGATGGTAACGACAAGGTCACCGTGTCTTACGTCGGTAAGCTGCCGAACGGCAAGGTGTTTGACTCGAGCAAAAAGCAGGACAAGCCGGCCACATTCCCGGTCAATGCAGTGATTCCGGGTTGGACTGAGGGTCTGCAGATGATGCACGAGGGCGCGAAGTACCACTTCGTCATCCCGCCGAAACTGGCCTACGGCAAACGTGGCGCAGGCGAGCTCATTGGACCCAATCAGGTGCTAATCTTCGATGTCACGCTCAAAAAGGTGGCCGAGGTCGAGGGTAGCGCCAGCGATTCATCGCAAGACGGTGACTCGGGCGTGGATGCGAACAGCCCGGTTAAAAATGAATCGTCGAAGCAGTCGGGCGGTAGTACGCAAGGCGCCTCGAAGAGCGGCAGCGATAACGACCAAAGCTAG
- a CDS encoding argininosuccinate synthase — MSSINKVVLAYSGGLDTSVILKWLQEHYDCEVVTFTADIGQGEELNDVRPKAEALGVREIFIEDLRETFVTDYVYPMFRANAIYEGEYLLGTSIARPLISKRLVEIARETGADAIAHGATGKGNDQVRFELSAYALAPDIKVIAPWREWDLNSRERLLAYAEENGIDIRKKADGGSPYSTDANALHISYEGGVLEDPWTPAEEVMWEATVSPENAPDTPEELDLTFEAGDIKAINGRDLTPYQVLAMLNERAGAHGIGRIDIVENRYVGMKSRGCYETPGGTVMLSAHRAVESITLDREAAHLKDELMPRYANVIYQGYWFTPEREMLQAAIDRSQHRVNGTVRVKLYKGNVSIVGRASETDSLFDAAVATFEDDRGTYDQADAAGFIRLNALRLRLGTD, encoded by the coding sequence ATGTCAAGTATTAACAAAGTCGTTCTGGCTTATTCCGGCGGGCTCGATACGTCGGTCATCCTCAAGTGGTTGCAGGAACATTACGATTGTGAAGTTGTAACGTTCACCGCCGATATTGGTCAGGGCGAAGAACTTAACGATGTCCGGCCGAAGGCCGAGGCACTTGGCGTGCGCGAGATTTTTATCGAGGACTTGCGCGAGACGTTCGTCACCGACTACGTCTACCCGATGTTTCGTGCCAATGCCATTTATGAAGGCGAGTATCTGCTCGGCACGTCGATTGCACGTCCACTGATCTCGAAACGCTTGGTCGAAATCGCGCGCGAGACTGGCGCCGATGCCATCGCCCACGGCGCCACCGGCAAGGGTAACGACCAGGTGCGCTTCGAATTGTCGGCCTATGCGCTAGCACCGGATATCAAAGTGATCGCACCGTGGCGCGAATGGGATCTGAACTCGCGCGAGCGGCTGTTGGCTTATGCCGAAGAGAACGGAATCGATATCCGCAAGAAAGCCGATGGCGGCTCGCCGTATTCCACCGACGCCAACGCCTTGCATATTTCCTATGAAGGGGGCGTGCTCGAAGATCCGTGGACGCCAGCCGAGGAAGTCATGTGGGAGGCGACCGTGTCGCCCGAAAACGCGCCCGACACGCCGGAAGAACTGGATCTGACGTTCGAGGCCGGCGACATCAAAGCCATCAACGGCCGCGACCTGACGCCTTATCAAGTGTTGGCGATGTTGAACGAACGCGCCGGTGCCCACGGCATTGGCCGCATCGATATCGTCGAGAATCGCTATGTCGGCATGAAATCGCGTGGGTGCTATGAAACACCGGGCGGTACAGTCATGCTTAGTGCCCACCGCGCGGTTGAGTCGATTACACTCGACCGCGAAGCCGCGCATTTGAAAGATGAGCTGATGCCGCGCTACGCCAACGTCATTTATCAGGGGTACTGGTTCACGCCCGAACGTGAGATGCTCCAGGCCGCCATCGACCGTTCGCAACATCGCGTCAATGGCACCGTCCGCGTCAAACTTTACAAGGGCAACGTGTCGATCGTTGGGCGCGCTTCCGAGACCGACAGTCTATTCGATGCCGCCGTTGCGACGTTCGAGGATGATCGCGGGACCTACGATCAGGCCGACGCGGCGGGCTTTATCCGGCTCAACGCATTGCGGCTTCGGCTTGGCACCGATTAA
- a CDS encoding alkene reductase: protein MSALFEPYSLSGHHLRNRVVMAPMTRVRAPDDVATEMGALYYRQRASAGLIISEGTPISYEGQGYLFNPGIFGPDQIAGWAKATRAVHERGGKFFAQIWHVGRVSHTSVQINGASPVGPSESQGGMAYGYDQHGRANMLPASKPRRLETAEVQRIVSEFSQAAANAREAGFDGVEIHAANGYLFEQFLNPGVNDRTDQYGGSRENRCRLVMEVIEACIARIGAQRVGIRLSPHGTLFNMPEYEDNGETYLHLAREIEKRGLAYIHLHDQGGQGMAPLPMDYLRRFRDTYDGNLLLAGNLEQDSAERMIAEDLIDLPVFGRRYTSNPDLVERMQNGWPLADYDPDTFYGGDARGYVDFPTYPEEQARKQRESMIADNQA, encoded by the coding sequence ATGAGCGCACTATTTGAGCCCTATTCGTTGTCTGGTCACCACCTGCGCAACCGTGTGGTCATGGCGCCGATGACCCGGGTACGCGCGCCGGACGATGTGGCTACCGAAATGGGGGCACTGTATTACCGGCAGCGTGCCAGCGCCGGGTTGATCATCTCGGAAGGCACGCCCATTTCATACGAAGGTCAGGGGTATCTGTTCAATCCGGGCATCTTCGGCCCCGACCAGATCGCCGGCTGGGCCAAGGCGACCCGCGCGGTGCATGAGCGCGGCGGCAAGTTTTTTGCCCAGATTTGGCATGTCGGCCGGGTATCGCACACCTCGGTTCAAATCAATGGCGCATCGCCGGTCGGCCCGAGCGAAAGCCAGGGCGGCATGGCCTATGGCTACGACCAGCACGGGCGCGCGAATATGTTGCCAGCGAGTAAACCGCGCCGATTGGAAACCGCCGAAGTCCAGCGGATTGTGTCCGAGTTCAGCCAGGCGGCAGCCAACGCACGCGAAGCCGGTTTCGACGGTGTCGAGATCCATGCGGCCAATGGTTATCTGTTCGAGCAGTTTTTAAACCCCGGTGTTAACGACCGCACGGATCAATATGGCGGCAGTCGCGAGAACCGTTGCCGTTTGGTCATGGAAGTGATCGAAGCGTGCATCGCACGCATTGGCGCGCAACGCGTAGGTATTCGGCTGTCGCCGCATGGGACGCTGTTCAACATGCCGGAATATGAGGACAACGGCGAGACCTATCTGCATCTGGCGCGCGAGATCGAAAAACGCGGCCTTGCCTATATCCACTTGCACGATCAGGGCGGCCAGGGCATGGCGCCGCTGCCGATGGATTATCTACGGCGCTTTCGTGATACTTATGACGGCAATCTGCTGCTGGCCGGCAACTTGGAGCAGGACAGCGCCGAGCGGATGATCGCGGAAGATCTCATTGATTTGCCGGTCTTCGGGCGGCGGTATACATCCAACCCCGATCTGGTCGAGCGTATGCAAAACGGCTGGCCGCTAGCCGATTACGATCCGGATACATTCTATGGCGGCGACGCGCGTGGTTATGTCGATTTCCCGACTTATCCGGAAGAACAGGCGCGTAAGCAACGTGAATCGATGATCGCTGACAATCAGGCTTAA
- the rnt gene encoding ribonuclease T, whose translation MPSDNDTDERPQMAGRFRGFLPVVVDVETGGFNDRTDALLEIGAAMVEYDDTGQLGLTESISYHVKPFEGANIEPASLAVNGIDPHHPLRPALGENDALGRVFREVRAAVKRNGCKRAVLVGHNAHFDLGFLNAAVERAGIKRNPFHPFSCFDTATLGGVTFGQTVLKKAVLAAGLDWSDDNAHSASYDTEQTARLFCAVVNRFDAWSGNNVLSPDSGTL comes from the coding sequence ATGCCAAGCGATAACGATACCGACGAGCGGCCACAAATGGCCGGACGATTCCGGGGTTTTTTACCGGTAGTCGTCGACGTTGAAACCGGTGGTTTCAACGACCGCACCGACGCCCTCCTGGAAATTGGTGCGGCCATGGTCGAATACGACGACACCGGCCAACTTGGCCTGACTGAGTCGATTAGCTACCACGTCAAACCTTTCGAGGGCGCCAACATTGAACCGGCTTCACTCGCGGTCAACGGCATCGACCCACACCACCCACTGCGGCCGGCGCTGGGCGAGAACGATGCGCTGGGACGGGTATTCCGCGAAGTGCGCGCAGCCGTCAAACGGAATGGCTGCAAGCGCGCCGTGCTTGTCGGCCACAACGCACACTTCGACCTTGGATTTTTGAACGCCGCGGTCGAACGTGCGGGTATCAAGCGCAATCCTTTTCATCCGTTTTCCTGCTTCGACACAGCAACCCTCGGCGGCGTCACCTTTGGCCAGACAGTGCTAAAAAAAGCCGTATTGGCTGCCGGCCTGGATTGGTCCGATGACAACGCCCACTCGGCCAGTTATGACACCGAACAAACGGCGCGCCTGTTCTGCGCCGTCGTCAACCGATTCGACGCCTGGTCCGGCAACAACGTGCTTTCGCCCGATTCGGGCACGTTGTAG
- a CDS encoding 1-acyl-sn-glycerol-3-phosphate acyltransferase: protein MSFHLNHGPIALTIRAIWFTALVLFALALVPLVPIFGQRTADVARWWFGLALRALGVSLAVNGDIPAKPTVIVANHCSWLDILVLGHVFRASFISKEEVKRWPVAGRLARATGTLFLPRGAGQTQAIGEQIRATLAENRSVVLFPEATTARSPVPARFHARLFAAAIDEGFDVLPVAVRYTDDHTPADQHLAPVPWVDMPLWPNFVAVFRLKALRARVQICDTVTSMGLDRRGLAEASRQAIVYQQQRDSAPNRVNEPAATS from the coding sequence ATGTCGTTTCATTTGAACCACGGGCCGATTGCGCTGACCATTCGCGCTATCTGGTTTACTGCACTAGTACTGTTCGCGCTTGCGCTGGTGCCACTGGTGCCGATCTTCGGCCAACGCACCGCGGACGTAGCACGCTGGTGGTTCGGCTTGGCACTCCGCGCGCTCGGGGTTTCACTGGCGGTCAACGGCGATATACCAGCCAAGCCGACCGTGATCGTGGCCAATCATTGTTCGTGGCTGGACATCCTCGTGCTTGGCCACGTTTTCCGGGCAAGTTTCATCTCCAAGGAAGAAGTCAAACGCTGGCCGGTCGCCGGACGGCTCGCGCGGGCCACCGGCACGTTGTTTCTGCCGCGTGGCGCCGGTCAAACCCAGGCAATTGGCGAACAGATCCGCGCCACGCTGGCCGAGAACCGCTCGGTGGTCCTGTTTCCCGAGGCCACAACTGCGCGCTCCCCCGTGCCGGCGCGTTTTCATGCGCGACTGTTCGCCGCCGCCATCGACGAAGGTTTTGATGTGTTGCCGGTCGCGGTGCGCTACACCGACGACCACACGCCGGCGGACCAGCATCTAGCCCCTGTACCGTGGGTCGACATGCCGCTCTGGCCGAACTTCGTCGCGGTGTTTCGATTGAAAGCGCTGAGGGCGCGTGTCCAAATCTGCGACACGGTTACCTCCATGGGATTGGACCGGCGCGGCCTGGCCGAGGCCAGCCGTCAGGCAATCGTCTACCAGCAGCAACGCGATAGCGCACCGAATCGGGTCAACGAGCCAGCAGCCACTTCCTGA
- a CDS encoding LOG family protein: MTKAYKDLEFINSPAARPLRMLSEYIEPRDRFDRLGIDRALIFWGSARLRPHAGDAVAETVDYYAEARDLAARMARWTMAEHAPTDRYVICSGGGPGIMEAANYGAADINADLSMGLGIDLPAEQGLNGGVSDALQLDFHYFFMRKFWFMNLAKALIVFPGGFGTLDELFEMLTLIQTNRQEAIPVVLFGSHFWRRLINFDVLLELGLIAPEDVDLFHVIDSVDEAEALLVERLDGH, encoded by the coding sequence ATGACCAAGGCTTACAAAGATCTCGAATTCATCAACAGCCCCGCCGCACGGCCGCTTCGGATGTTGTCGGAATACATCGAACCGCGCGACCGTTTCGACCGACTCGGCATCGATCGTGCGTTAATCTTCTGGGGATCGGCGCGGCTGCGGCCACATGCTGGCGATGCGGTCGCCGAAACGGTCGATTACTACGCCGAGGCCCGCGATCTTGCGGCGCGCATGGCACGCTGGACGATGGCTGAGCATGCGCCAACCGACCGATATGTCATCTGTAGCGGCGGTGGCCCGGGCATCATGGAGGCAGCCAACTATGGCGCTGCCGACATCAACGCCGATCTATCGATGGGCTTGGGTATCGATTTGCCCGCAGAACAGGGGTTGAACGGCGGCGTTTCCGACGCGCTCCAACTCGATTTCCACTATTTCTTCATGCGCAAGTTCTGGTTCATGAACCTTGCGAAGGCGCTCATCGTCTTTCCGGGCGGTTTCGGCACGCTGGACGAATTATTCGAAATGCTCACGCTCATCCAGACGAACCGCCAGGAGGCCATTCCCGTGGTGCTTTTCGGCAGTCACTTCTGGCGGCGATTGATCAATTTCGATGTGCTTCTCGAGCTGGGGTTGATCGCGCCCGAGGATGTGGACCTGTTTCACGTGATCGACAGCGTGGACGAGGCCGAAGCGTTGCTGGTCGAGCGCCTCGACGGCCATTGA